The genomic interval TCTTTTATCCTTTATCCTTTCCCTGACACCTAACCCCTGACACCTGACACCTGACCCCTAACCCCTAACCCCTAACCCCTACCCCCCTCCCCTAAAACTCAAACGTTGCCCAGTCAGGTTGTCGGTAGTAATGGGTCATGTCATCAAACTTATGTAACTCAGCCTTGTAAACCCAAAACGCCTGAGTTTCATTGTCAACCCACTGTTGGTTAAGCTCTGTGAAGTGGTTGCTGAGGATAGGGAGGTCTTCGCTGGAAGGAATTGCCCCAAAGTACCCCAGGGTGATGTGGGGGGTAAAGTAATACTGCTGTTCAATGCCCAGCCCAATCAAGTCGTGATTTTGGTAGATGGCACGGCGAAACTTGAGGATACGATCGTAGGAGTATTCATCGGTTGGCACCAGACAGAGGGCGATCGCCCGCGTCATTACCATTAGCCCAAGGGCTTGAAACTCGATCGGTTTCGTCTCCGTCAGAGGCTGGCACTGCTCAAAAATATTGCTAACACAGGTTTGAAGTTTCGTTTCAAAGTCGGGATTTTCTCCGCTGGCTGCTTTAAAGGTACTGTCCCAAACTCAGGTCAGCCAGGGTCAGGTGAAAGCTATCCGGTGGCACCGGGGCAAAGAGATTGGCACCTAACTTTTGCCCAAGCCGTTGCTGGTAATCCGTCAGATTCTCATAAAGCGTGGCGTTTTTGGAATCCTCATTACCAGGGGGTGTCACGATGGTGTAACCAGGAAAAGGAACGGGTTCCCGCCCCCCCTCTGGATGGGGACGGAACTTGGGCGACTCCTGAACATATTGCACCTGCGTTTGATAGGTTTCTGGCAGGATCAGACGCATTGCCCGGTTTAGATAAGTCTGATAATTTTCGTCCAATTTTGATCGCCTCGTAATGCAACTTGACAGATTCTAGTCTTCGTCAATTCTAAAGTTGACGAACAGGTAAGTGGGGATGCATGAATAAACTGGGGAGCGCTGACCTTTAACCGCTGATGGTTGATAGCTTTCAGCTTTCGGCAAGTTTGATTTAATTGGGTCCACCTACTTCAGGTTGGTTTAGAGATATTTTAGAATCCTCATCTCCTTCTCTCTAGTAGTGCATCGCGGAAACAAGCCCACAATTTTTACTCAGTCCCCAGTCTCCACTTCGCCAAACCGCTATGGATGTTTTCTAGTCTGACAGGACTGATAGGACAATACAATTACACGAAAGGGCGAGGGGTATTCTAAGTGCCAATTTATCTTTATTGGGGAGAAGATGAATTTGCGATCGCCCAGGCGGTTGCTGCCCTGCGTCAACGGGTCCTGGATTCGGATTGGAGTAGCTTCAATTTTGACAAAATTTCTCCTGATCAGCCAGATGCGGTACTTCAGGGTTTGAATCAGGCGATGACTCCCCCCTTTGGGACAGGTAGCCGCCTGGTGTGGCTGGTCAATACCACCCTCTGCCAGCGTTGCCCTGAGGATCTGCTGGCTGAAGTAGAACGAACACTGCCTGCCATTCCAGAGCATAGTGTGTTGCTGTTAACGAGCAGCAGCAAGCCAGATGGACGGCTGAAATCCACTAAACTGCTGCAAAAACACGCGCAGATCCAGGAGTTTTCAGTCATTCCCCCCTGGAAAACGGAGTTGCTGGTAAAACAGGTGCGGCAGGTTGCCCAGGTGGTTGGGGTGAAGCTGACGGAAACCGCAACCGAGTTACTGGCGGAGTCCGTTGGAAATGACACCCGACAACTCTACAGTGAACTGGAAAAATTGCGATTGTTTGCAGGCGATTCAAAAAAGCCGATCGATCAGGGGGCGATCGCGACCCTGGTAACCACCAGCACCCAAAGTGCTTTCCAGCTTGGTGCTGCCATCCGTCAGGGTGAAACGGCTGAGGCACTTGACCTGATTACCGCTTTGTTGCGTCAAAATGAGCCTGCATTACGAATTGTGAGTAGCTTGATCAGCCAATTTCGCCGCTGGACCTGGGTTAAAACAATGGTAGAAGCAGGCGAACGGGATGAACGGGAAATTGCCAAAGCAGCCGAGATCGACAACCCCAAACGCCTCTACTTCCTCAAACAGGAGGTTCAATCCCTCTCCTTACCCACCCTGCTGCAAACCCTCTCCATCTTGCTGGAACTGGATGCCAGCCTCAAACGGGGAGCCGATGAACTAGCGACGTTGCAAATCAAAGTTATCGAGCTGTGTGAATTGTGTCGCCTGTAATCAGATGAGGGTACTCCCTCATTCCCATACCGTTAGGGACTGATCATTCTGGTAAAACCTGATACCAAATCAAATAGTCTTCGTGGCATATCAACATCCTGTAAGGGCGTTTGGCCAAACGCCCTTACCCGATCTGTCACGTTTTCAATTCAAATTGGTATGAGAGTTTTGCCGCTGAGCCATGAGGTGCAGTTTTCGGTTAAAAACTTCGATGCTTGCGTAAGTCCTAATCTCCTAATTCTCAGCAATTTTTAGTTCGTAAATATTCCAAAGGGAACCACGGCGATCGGCACTGGAGTATTGAACCCCTTGCACAAAATTCCGAATGGCAGAGATTCCCAGTGGGTTGATTAGATGAATAGCAGGTAATTGTTCTTGCACGATCTGTTGGTATTTCGCGTAAATTTCCTTCCGCTTCTGTTCATCAAATTCGCGTGCACCTGCAATAAATAGGCGATCGATTTCTTTTTCCCAGTCAGACGCTTGCCAACCAATTAGGGGCGGCTGACCAGCCTGCGAACCTTGATTAAAACTGTGTAATCCACCTGTACTTTTCCAAACATTTGAACCATCATTGGGTTCAACCCCACCGGTAAACCCTAATAGATAACAATCCCAATTCCTTGATACAGAAAGTTTTTCGACCAGCGTCCCAAAGCTAATGGGGGTGAAATCAACCTGCATGCCAATTTTGCTCAAGTCTTGCTTAATTTGAGCTGCCATTTCTACCCGCGTTCTATTTTCTGCATTGGTTATCAGGTTAAACCGGATACGGTTCCCTTCTGCGTCCAACAGTTGACCACGGGAATTGTATTTAAACCCTGCCCCCAGGAGTAACTCTTTTGCTTTTTGAAGATTGTAGTCGTAAACCTTTAACCCTTCTTTTGGGGAAAGATAGTAGGGGCTTTGAACCGAGACGGGGGAGTTTTGGAGTTGGCCAATGCCCCGAAATGTATTATTCAACATTCTGGGGCGATCGATGGCGTAGGCAACAGCCTGACGGAATGCCAGTGTATTAAACCAGCCTGATTTAACTGGATCAACCAGTGGTTGATTTCTAGAATTTTTTGCCCGATTCAGGTTAAAAGAAATAAAGTTTGTCCCAGACGCAGGACCTCCACTATAGATCCTAAAATTACCCCGCTGTTCTTCCCGTTTCAGTAATGAAAAGTCGTCCGGACCTAAACCGAGTGCATCCAGTTCAGCAGAGCGAAATTTCAGCAGTTGCGTGTCCGTATTTTCGATAATTTGCCAGACAATTCGTTCGATATAGGGGAGTGGGTTACCCTGATTATCTCGCCGCCAGTAATGAGGATTGCGACGAAAAACAAGACGCTGGCTAGTTGTATAGTTTTCAATAAAGTAGGGACCATTTACAACCAATTTTTTAGGATTTGTATCGGTTCCCCAAACCGATATGAATTGGGGGTTTCCTTTTGAATCATTCGTTGTGACGGATTCCCGTAAAACATGAGCCGGTAAAATTGAGGTGCCTACCAGGGTGCGAAGAAAGGGAGAGAAGGGTTCTGGTAAAAGAAATTCAACCTGGCGATCGCTCAGTTTTTGTACCTTTGGAAGTGCCCCTTTTTCACCAATCCGTAAGCCATCCCGGACATCGGAGGGAATTTTTTCGTTTAAATAAATGTCATTAAAGGTGAAGGCAACATCCTCTGCCGTCAGGGGTTGTCCGTCTGACCATTTCAGTCCTTCCCGTAAGGTAAAAATATATTTTAATTTGTCATCAGAAAGGGTCCAGAATTCAGCCAGTTCCGGTTCAAGGTCACTGGTAATTCCATTTTGATCCACCAAAAAGTCATCCGTAAAGATTGATACTGCGGGCCATTCCTGGCTCAAGGCGGGGTTAAATGTTTTGGGGTCTGACAGGGTCGTGACAACGTATTGAGAAACCTGTGCCGCATTAACTTTGAATGGTTGAAGACTACAGGCAGTCAGGCCGATCGCGCCAAACAAAATCAGTAGCAACAAAACACTCCGCCTGACCACGTGAGAAATCAATGTAACCATAAGCCAACACCTGTAGAATTTAGCTGTTTAGATTCCTGACGCTCTAATCAACCAGGGATCTTGGGAAGTAACCTGTTTACTTCTTCACGAGCTTTAATTCATAAACATTCCAGAGTGAACCCCGGTTGTCTAAACCAGAAAACTGAATTCCTTCGATAAAATTGCGGGCAGCGGAAAGGGCGATCGGGGTAACTAAATGAATCACTGGCACCTGGTTTTGAACGACTTCCTGAAATTCAGCGTAGATCTTTTTCCGCTTATTCTCATCGAATTCTTTCGCCCCTGCAATGAATAGGCGATCGATCTCCTTCTCCCAATCAGACACGACCCATCCTTTAATCGGAGGTTGGCCGGGTTGGGGACCTTGATTAAAGTCGTGGGAAGCACCCGTGCTCATCCAGAAATTTGCCCCATCATTCGGCTCAACCCCTCCGGAGTAACTCAAGAAATACATGTCCCAACTCCGGTTGCCAATCTTTTCCACCAACACGTTGAAATCGACCGGATCTAAATCAAGCTGAATTCCAATTTGTTTCAAGTCCTGCTGCATTTGGGTTGCTATTGCCTGCCCATTTCTACTCCCTGCGGGCAACAGGAGCCTGAAACGAACCCGATTCCCTTGATCATCAAATAATTGTCCATTGGCGTTGTACTTAAACCCAGCAGCCTGCAACAATTCCCTGGCTTTTTGAGGGTTGTGGTCGTAAACTTTTAGACCCTGTTTGGGAGAAAGGTAAAACGGGCTTTGTACGGAAATGGGAGAATTTTGTAACTCACCGATTCCGCGAAAAATGCTATCAATAATTTGTTCGCGGTTAAGGGAATAGGCGATCGCCTGCCGAAAAGCTTGAGTATTAAACCAGCGAGATTTGATCGGATCAACGAACGGTTGTCCCTTAGAGTTTGTGGCTTTGTTTAAGTTAAACGCAATAAAGGTGGTACCGGATGCAGGTCCACCATTGCGAATCGTAAATTCGCCCCGGTTTTCCTCATGCTTCAGCAGGGAAAAATCCTCCACCCGGAGTCCCAACAGATCCAACTCACCGGAACGAAATCGCAACACACGGGCATCGCTATTATCAATAATCTGGGCAACAATTCGCTCAATATAGGGCATCGGATTCCCCTCAGCATCTTTTCGCCAATAGTGAGGATTGCGTCGGTAAACCACCCGTTGACTGGTGGTATAACTTTCAAGCACGTAGGGGCCATTCGTTACGATCTGGGTTGGGTCAGTGCCCGTGTCCCAGGTGGAAAGAAATTTCAGATTTCCCTGGCTATCTTTTGTCAGGACTGAATCTCGCAATTTATGGGCAGGCAAGATATTTGCAACGGCGGTTGCCAAAAACGGAACAAACGGTTCTGGCAAGGTAAACTCTACCTGGCGATCGCTGAGCTTTTTCACCGTTGGCAACGCCTGTTTTACCCCAATCCGCAGCGTATCGCGAGTTGGAGACGGAATTTTTTCGTTCAGGTAAACATCCTGATAGGTAAACACCACGTCGTCTGCTGTAAGCGGGTGGCCGTCCGACCACTTTAATCCTTCTCGCAACGTAAAAGTGATATGGGTTTTGTCTTCTGAAATCTTCCAGGACTCTGCCAGGGCAGGCATGACATCAGCCGTAAGCCCGTTTTGGTCAACAAGCCCCTCATAAGTTAGACCAAAAATGTTGGGAAAGGAACTATTGAGGGCGGAGTTAAACGTTTTGGGATCGGTGGTAGTACTAACAATCAATTGGGGAACCTGAGCCGCCTGAGTCTTAAAGTCTTGAGGATTGCAGGCTGTCAGGACGATCGCCCCTAGCAACACCAGCACCATCAAAAACCCCCGTTTGACCCAATTTGCCCAAGCCATAAACCAGAACCCTTAGCATTCCTGTGCTATTCTCGCGCAAACTGATGGGGATTGGACGGATTTAGGAATGAGTGTACAAATAAATCCCAGGTTGAAGGGGGATGGGGTGTGGGGTGTGGGGATGTTATTTTTCAGCGAGTCCCCTATTGCCGGAGGCAGGTGGTAGACGGCAGAGGGGCGGCGCAAATGTGGTATCTCAGGTATCACCACTACGGAAAAATACTTGGTATAATCCATTCCGCTTGAGTCCAGGTTAGAGAAAAAGTTTTCCTGAAAGAGTCCTTAGTTCTAGTTCGTTTATTGATTGATTCCAGATCTCGGTTGCCTCAAAAATCTGGAGATTTGAGCAGCAACTGCTACCGTATACTTCGCTTCCTTGCTTCGAGTGAATGATGATGCAGGAAAAACGCTTGGACAAAACCTATCTTCTTGCTGCGATCGAAAAACTCAACCTCCGAATTAATCGATTAACCGTCACTCTGGCGCAGGTTCAGCGGGAAAAAGCGGAACTGGAAACGCTGTTAGAAGACTCGCAGGAACCCAACCCCGATGAACCAGGGGTAGAGGAACACTTGGAAGAAGTCCTACAGCACCAGGAAGATCCAGGTGAAGAATCGTTTGAACTGATTCTGGAAGCAGCACCAGTTGCCATCCTGGTGACTGAAATGGTTGATGGTACGGTTCTATACGCCAACAGTTCCTTTGCCAAAACTTTTGACGTTGCTCCCGAAGCTGTTCTGGGTTCCCGAACGGTCGATTTCTACTTCGATCCCACAGAACGACAGAAAGTACTGGCGATTTTTGCCAAAGAAAGGCGGGTGCAAAATTATGAGCTTCAGTGCAAAAAACCAGATGGCACACCTGTTTGGGTCATTTTTTCGCTGCGTCCGTTTCTGTTCCACGGCAAGCCAACGCTCCTGATTGCCCTCTGCGACATTACCGATCGCAAACAGGCGGAGGAAGCGCTCAAACAAACCAGGGATGAACTCCAGGCAATCCTCAATGCGATCCCTGGAGCAGTCTCCTGGATTGACTCCAACGGGTGCTACCTGGGTGTGAAACAACAGTTGGCAGATACCTTTAACCTCTCTCCGATGACATTTGTGGGCCAGGAAGTCGGTTTTTTGGGCAGCAGCCCCCAGTACGTGAACTTTATCCGCCAGTTCCTGGAGAGCCAGGAAGCGTCTGCATCCCAGGTAGTCGAGATGCAGGTAGACCAGGGACAACAGTATTATTTGATCGTTGCTCAAAAATATCGACAGGGAAAAGAAATTGTTTC from Kovacikia minuta CCNUW1 carries:
- a CDS encoding DUF1868 domain-containing protein → MDENYQTYLNRAMRLILPETYQTQVQYVQESPKFRPHPEGGREPVPFPGYTIVTPPGNEDSKNATLYENLTDYQQRLGQKLGANLFAPVPPDSFHLTLADLSLGQYL
- the holA gene encoding DNA polymerase III subunit delta, with translation MPIYLYWGEDEFAIAQAVAALRQRVLDSDWSSFNFDKISPDQPDAVLQGLNQAMTPPFGTGSRLVWLVNTTLCQRCPEDLLAEVERTLPAIPEHSVLLLTSSSKPDGRLKSTKLLQKHAQIQEFSVIPPWKTELLVKQVRQVAQVVGVKLTETATELLAESVGNDTRQLYSELEKLRLFAGDSKKPIDQGAIATLVTTSTQSAFQLGAAIRQGETAEALDLITALLRQNEPALRIVSSLISQFRRWTWVKTMVEAGERDEREIAKAAEIDNPKRLYFLKQEVQSLSLPTLLQTLSILLELDASLKRGADELATLQIKVIELCELCRL
- a CDS encoding ABC transporter substrate-binding protein, giving the protein MVTLISHVVRRSVLLLLILFGAIGLTACSLQPFKVNAAQVSQYVVTTLSDPKTFNPALSQEWPAVSIFTDDFLVDQNGITSDLEPELAEFWTLSDDKLKYIFTLREGLKWSDGQPLTAEDVAFTFNDIYLNEKIPSDVRDGLRIGEKGALPKVQKLSDRQVEFLLPEPFSPFLRTLVGTSILPAHVLRESVTTNDSKGNPQFISVWGTDTNPKKLVVNGPYFIENYTTSQRLVFRRNPHYWRRDNQGNPLPYIERIVWQIIENTDTQLLKFRSAELDALGLGPDDFSLLKREEQRGNFRIYSGGPASGTNFISFNLNRAKNSRNQPLVDPVKSGWFNTLAFRQAVAYAIDRPRMLNNTFRGIGQLQNSPVSVQSPYYLSPKEGLKVYDYNLQKAKELLLGAGFKYNSRGQLLDAEGNRIRFNLITNAENRTRVEMAAQIKQDLSKIGMQVDFTPISFGTLVEKLSVSRNWDCYLLGFTGGVEPNDGSNVWKSTGGLHSFNQGSQAGQPPLIGWQASDWEKEIDRLFIAGAREFDEQKRKEIYAKYQQIVQEQLPAIHLINPLGISAIRNFVQGVQYSSADRRGSLWNIYELKIAEN
- a CDS encoding ABC transporter substrate-binding protein → MAWANWVKRGFLMVLVLLGAIVLTACNPQDFKTQAAQVPQLIVSTTTDPKTFNSALNSSFPNIFGLTYEGLVDQNGLTADVMPALAESWKISEDKTHITFTLREGLKWSDGHPLTADDVVFTYQDVYLNEKIPSPTRDTLRIGVKQALPTVKKLSDRQVEFTLPEPFVPFLATAVANILPAHKLRDSVLTKDSQGNLKFLSTWDTGTDPTQIVTNGPYVLESYTTSQRVVYRRNPHYWRKDAEGNPMPYIERIVAQIIDNSDARVLRFRSGELDLLGLRVEDFSLLKHEENRGEFTIRNGGPASGTTFIAFNLNKATNSKGQPFVDPIKSRWFNTQAFRQAIAYSLNREQIIDSIFRGIGELQNSPISVQSPFYLSPKQGLKVYDHNPQKARELLQAAGFKYNANGQLFDDQGNRVRFRLLLPAGSRNGQAIATQMQQDLKQIGIQLDLDPVDFNVLVEKIGNRSWDMYFLSYSGGVEPNDGANFWMSTGASHDFNQGPQPGQPPIKGWVVSDWEKEIDRLFIAGAKEFDENKRKKIYAEFQEVVQNQVPVIHLVTPIALSAARNFIEGIQFSGLDNRGSLWNVYELKLVKK
- a CDS encoding PAS domain-containing protein; translated protein: MDKTYLLAAIEKLNLRINRLTVTLAQVQREKAELETLLEDSQEPNPDEPGVEEHLEEVLQHQEDPGEESFELILEAAPVAILVTEMVDGTVLYANSSFAKTFDVAPEAVLGSRTVDFYFDPTERQKVLAIFAKERRVQNYELQCKKPDGTPVWVIFSLRPFLFHGKPTLLIALCDITDRKQAEEALKQTRDELQAILNAIPGAVSWIDSNGCYLGVKQQLADTFNLSPMTFVGQEVGFLGSSPQYVNFIRQFLESQEASASQVVEMQVDQGQQYYLIVAQKYRQGKEIVSVGIDITERKQAEESLRIAEENYRSIFENAVEGIFQTTPNGQYIRVNPAMARMHGYDSPQDMIANITEIDQQIYVHPQKRQEFKRLLEAQGEVKGVEYQVYRRDGSIFWVCESARAVRDANGKVLYYEGTSIEVTERKLQEEALKRQLELLQLEIDQTKRERQVAEIIQSNYFKELQAEVDRLQRWDND